One Trichormus variabilis 0441 genomic window, ACGTGCCTGGGCAGCAATTGCACGCTTTTTTGATAACTGTAAAAATAAGGTTACTTTCAAGAAAGGATTTCCTCGTTTTCGCAAGCTCCAAACTAGAGCATCTGTCGAATATAAAAAAAGTGGTTGGGTGCTATCCCAGTGCCGTAACTACATAACATTCACAGATAAGTTTTGCATTGGAGCTATGAAACTAAGGGGAACTCGTGACCTAAATTACTATCAATTAAAACAGATAAAACGGGTTAGGATTGTGCGTCGTGCAGATGGGATATACATCCAATTCTGCATCGACCACGAACGAAAAGAGCAGCTAGAACCTACAGGTAAATCTCTTGCTCTTGACCTTGGACTCACTCATTTCTATACAGATAGTGATGGCAACAAAGTTGAGAATCCCCGGTTCTTACGCAAATCAGAACAGGCACTAAAAAAGGTACAACGCAGATTATCTCGTTGTGCCAAAGGTTCTACAAATCGTGCCAGAGCACGAAACAGATTAGGGAGAAAACACCTGAAATTGCAACGCCAGCGTCAAGATTGGTGCATTAAGAAAGCATTAAGCGTAATTAAGTCGGCAGACTTAGTGGTGTTTGAGAATTTGCAGGTGCGGAATATGCTCAAGAATCACAATCTGGCGAAAAGTATTTCCGATGCCAGTTGGAGTATTTTCACTCAATGGTTAGAGTATTTCGGCAAAATATATGGACGAGTAGTGGTTGCTGTGTCACCTGCGTACACGAGTATTGATTGCTCAAACTGTGGGCATCAAGTTCACAAAACTCTCAGCACCAGGACGCACAGTTGCCCTAATTGTTCATACACCGCTTGTCGAGATTACAATGCCAGTCGGAACATCCTTAACAAAGGATTAGAACTGTTTAAAAATACTGCTGGGCAGGCAGGAATTCAACACGCCTCTGGAGAGTTTGACCTCTGCTCGGAGAAGGCAACTTCTAAGAGTAAGTCATCTCAAAGAAAGAGGAAAATCTCACAGTGATGTGGGAATCTCCCGCTACAATGCTTTGCATTTAGCGGGAATGGATGTCAATATATTCTGTGAGCATATTTGCTATTGTGCCTCACATTTATGAGCTTTTCGCCCCAATTAGTTAACTTAGGTAATTACTTAGCTGGAGAATTTGACAACAGAGAACAAGCCTTAGGTGAACCGATTTGGTTTGTTCACTTACGTCTATGGCAAAGACCAGTAGGTTTGTTTTCCGACGATAGCATTACCCTGTTTGCCGAACAAGCCAACATTGTCAATCTAGACCGTCCTTATCGTCAACGTATTCTGCGGTTAATGCCCGCGCCTGACTCGGAAACTGGGCTATATGTACAATACTATATGCCTAAAAATCCCAGTGCTTTAGTTGGTGCAGGTCGTCATCCTGAATTGCTCAAGACTTTAACTCCCCAACAGCTAGAACTACTTCCTGGTTGTGTTCTCTCAGTTAGCCAGAAAACAGTTGCACCTAATAGCTATCAGTTTACTGCTTCCCCACTGCCAGATACTTGCTGTACTTTCAGTTATTTGGGGAACACTGTACAAGTTTCTTTAGGCTTTGCTGTCACAGAGACAGAACTGCACACCTATGATAAGGGAATTGACCAAGAGACAGGCAAGGCAACTTGGGGAGCAATTGTCGGCCCCTATCGCTACACTAAGCGAGAACAGTATTGAGTACAGAGTGCTGAGTTAAGAGAAATGACTTGTGTTAAATAGTTTTCAGCTTGAACAGTGGCCTCAATTGTTTCTACACCAATTGATAAAAAGAACGAGACGGATACAAGCTGGGAAACTTAGCTAAAATATGACTTTCTTAATCACGAATTACAAATTCGTATCATTCAGCACTCATAACTTTTCTAGCTAGCCATACTACGAGGTACACCTTCTAACGCTTCCTCCTCAGTCTCAAAGATTTCAAAGACTGTATCCATCATTGTCACTTCAAACACAAGTTTAGCTTCTGGGTGAACATTACAGATACGAAAACTGCCATTTACCTTATCAGCATCACGCATTCCCGCGACTAAAGATGTAAGTCCGGAACTATCTATAAAATTTACCTGACCAAGATTCACCACTACGTGATGACTGAGTTTAGAAATACACTCTTGTAATTTCAAGCGAAATTGCCAAGCTGTGGTGATGTCTAAGCGGCCTGTTGGTTTTAAGACAATAACTGTATTACCGTCTTGGGTTGTATAGGAATTTTGTTCTATTTGAATCACTAGGCCTCCCCTTGGCACTGATCTCAAAATTGACTTTAGCTGGGTTAGTCCTGAAATTGATGAGCCAAAGCCTAAATCTTTGGCAGCAATTTTTACTGATTCTCAGGCAAAAAGATTTTGAAAAAGCAGTAATTTATTTAACCCACCAATCACAGGACTGTATTTAAGTGCTGAAACTCAATATTAACAAGCTCCAGCTAAATTCATCACCTTTTTTACTAGGTGCTTACATTTAGTAGTTTAACTCACCAAAACTGAGGTGAGTACCCAGCCACAAGTACTGAAGTAGAGAAAACAAAATTTTTTCACCCTGTATTAATGAGTTTGTTATCTTTGAGCAAAGCCAATTTGTATCCCGGAAGGGGGGATAGTACTGACTCTGGCAGAGACATCAATGGCCCCACATTTACAGAATTACTGTTTTGCTGTCCAGTTGCTCCAATCTTGGGGCTTGAGGAATGTATCATATAACTCTGCTTCTGGAGAGTTGGGTTCGGGTTGATAACCGTATTCCCAACGAACCAAAGGTGGTAAAGACATCAAAATAGATTCAGTACGTCCGTTGGTTTGCAAGCCAAAAATTGTGCCTCGGTCATAAACCAAGTTAAATTCGACATACCGACCACGACGATAAAGTTGGAAGTTCCGTTGGCGATCGCCATACTCTATTCCATGACGGCGCTCTACAATGGGGACGTAGGCGGGTAAAAAAGCCTTACCAGAACCTTGGACAAAACTAAACAAATCTTCCCAGTCCCGTGGTGCTGGTTCTCCTACTTGATTACTGTAATTGGCTGCTTCGCCTTTAGGGTTGGGGCCGCGATATAAAACACCTTGTCCATCTTGATAATCGAAAAATAGACCACCTACACCCCTAGTTTCATCGCGGTGTTTAAGATAGAAGTATTCATCACACCAGCGTTTAAAGACTGGGTAATACTCTGGGTGATGTTCGTCACAAGCTCCCTTCAGGGTCTGATGGAAATGAGCCGCATCTTCTGCAAAGGGGTAATAAGGTGTGAGGTCAGCACCGCCACCAAACCACCAAACTGGGCCAGCTTCAAAATAACGGTAATTTAGGTGAACTGTGGGAACATAGGGGTTGCGTGGATGTAAAACCAACGATGTACCTGTGGCATAAAAGCCATGTCCTTCCGCTTCAGGACGCTGGGCTAAAATTGAAGGAGGGAGATGAGAACCCCAAACTTCAGAAAAATTTACCCCAGCTTGCTCAAATATTGCACCATCACGTAGCACACGCGATCGCCCGCCACCCCCCTCAGGACGTTCCCAACTATCTTCATGAAACTGACCCACACCATCAAGTTTTGTTAAGGCTTGTGTAATTTCATCTTGCAACTGTTTCATAAAATTACTGACTCTAGCTTTAGCGTCAGTGGCTGGTAGAGACGGGGATATTTTTGCCTTTACCGTTGGGGTTTGCGAGTTTGTCACCATAGATTCCCGAACCTAAATTACAATTTCCTAAAAAAGCCACAAATCTCTAGTTTAAAAACTTGTGGGTCAAACGAGCCAAAAATTAGGCTCAATTTTTCCCAAGCAACTTTTTTGCTTGTTAAACGTTTACACGATTAATGGACATGACTAGAGTTATTTTCCCTCAAATGCGTATAGGCTTGTATATTGACTAAGTTTTTGTTGTACTTCTTGATGGAAACATTCTGGTGTTAACACCAGACTCTGGTGAACTAGTCTACAAATACCTTGGCCGTGAGGTCACGTTTTCCAGTTCTCAACGAACTGTGTACAGATTCTCTAGTGTACGGATGATGGTGATACCCCACGAGTTTGAGTTTCAACCCAAGAGCAATCTTGTTGTTCTTTATGCCTAATCAAGGTTTATCATGCTGAGGGCAATTGTGAGCAAATATGTTTTAGGGTTGAATCACAGTAGCCAACTATTCCAGAGTTACCAGCAAGTGTCTAGGTAGGAGGATTAGGCAAATGGGAACGTGGTTATCCAAATTCGTCCACCGCAAACGCCGTCGGTTTCGCGTTTCTCTGGCACAGACATATCGAGAAATTAGTTCTGCTTCCGTAGACGAACTGTGGCAGAAAGTAGTTGATTTAACAGATGTTTCTTGGCATCCATTACTTAAAAGTACCAATGTGCCATACGGATTAGTACCCAAACCAGGGTTAATTTACCAAGCAGTGACCCGCTTTTCTCCAATTCCCATCCAGATTTTTGTAGAGCGTGTTAATCCCAGAGAACTACTGTGTATCCGGGTCATGGCTATTCCTGGTGTTGAGGAAAGAGTTACTTACCAAGTAGAGTCAACAGTCTGTGGCACTTGTTTATCTTATTCAGTGACACTACGCGGATGGCTATCGCCCCTAATTTGGTCATTTTCTCGCCCTTATGTAGATCGTGTGGCACGTTCTTTGGTGGAATCTGTAGAAAAAGCCACATTACAGGCAGTATCAGGGAAAGCAAAAAGTCTTAACAATAATTGTTTTGATTTTTAGGTCGGGGATGGGGGAATCTCACAAGTGTAGGTTTTTACTAAGCAGTGATTCATGGCTCTCAGACTAACGAGAGAATAATCATTTCCCTAACCCCTACACCCCTATACCCTTGCACCCCTACACCCCAAAACCGTTGACTTTTAACATCCCTCACCCTGGATGACGCAACTTAAAAGCAGAATCACTGACAGCATCCCCAGTTATTAGTCCCTAATTTTTAACACCTAAAGAAAGTTAAGATTTTATTAGGTGATAATAAAAAAATTTTAAATTTTATTACGCCGATCCATGAGGAAATACTCAGCAACTTTTGCTGATTGATTTTGCAGCTGGTCAAAAACCAGGTCGCATCTATCTCTAGCTTGCATTTTGAATTTTTAATTTTGAGTTTTGAATTGTATATGTACGATGTTCTCGATTCACAATCTGTCTTAGAAGTGTTGCGACCAGTGCAAGACCCAGAACTGCGTAAGAGTCTGGTAGAACTGAATATGATTCGCAACGTCAAAATTGATGGTGGTCAAGTAAGCTTCACCTTGGTTTTGACTACCCCGGCTTGTCCATTGCGGGAATTTATCGTTGAAGATTGCCAAAGAGCCGTGAAAAAGCTACCTGGGGTAACAGATGTCAGTGTAGAAGTCACCGCAGAAACACCCCAACAAAAAAGCTTGCCAGACCGTAACGGTGTTCCTGGGGTAAAAAATATTATCGCCATCTCTAGTGGTAAAGGTGGTGTCGGTAAAAGTACTGTGGCAGTAAATGTTGCGGTGGCTTTAGCGCAAACGGGGGCAAAAGTCGGCTTACTAGATGCGGATATCTACGGCCCCAATGATCCTACGATGCTGGGACTGGGTGATGCCCAAATTGTCGTGCGTTCCACAGAAAAAGGGGAAGTATTGGAACCCGCGTTTAATCATGGTGTCAAATTGGTGTCGATGGGCTTTTTGATTGACCGAGATCAACCTGTAATTTGGCGTGGGCCGATGCTGAATGGGGTAATTCGCCAGTTTCTCTATCAAGTAGAGTGGGGCGAGTTGGACTATTTAATTGTGGATATGCCTCCAGGAACCGGAGATGCCCAATTAACTTTAACTCAGGCTGTACCAATGTCTGGGGCAGTAATTGTGACTACACCCCAAAACGTAGCCTTGTTAGATTCTCGTAAAGGTCTACGTATGTTCCAGCAAATGAACGTCGCTGTTTTGGGAATAGTAGAAAACATGAGCTACTTCATTCCCCCTGATATGCCAGATAAACATTACGATATTTTTGGTTCCGGTGGCGGCTCCAAAACAGCAGCAGAATTAGGTGTACCCTTACTAGGCTGCATACCCTTGGAAATTTCCACCAGAATTGGCGGTGATAATGGTGTACCCATCGTTGTTGCTGACCCAGATTCAGCCTCTGCCAAAGCATTAAAAGCGATCGCTTTAACAATTGCTGGTAAAGTATCAGTCGCAGCCCTAACATAATCAAAAGTTATGCAGGCGGTAAATTCCTGTATAGATGCCCTTAGAGTAGTAATAGGGCGTTGATCGTTCTTTATGGTGAGTGTTGAGTCAATAGTTTTACTCAACACTCCAGGCTTCTATTTTAAATTTTTGTCTAATTTATAGACAAAAGCCCAGGGATACCGAGTTATTAATAGTCAGTAAATCTCATAAGCTAAACCCTCAACTCATACGATGTTATTAAAACGATCGCTTCCCAAAGTGCGTTGGAAATCTTGGTTTAAGCCGTGGCAACAATTAGACTGGCCATTATTTTTCTTACCTTTTGGGGTCAGCATCTTTGGCGGTCTGATGATCTTCAGCACAGAACTCAAGCAGCCAGTAACAGATTGGTGGTGGCACTGGCTAATTGCTAGTATTGGTGCTTTTATTGCCTTATTTCTGGCTCGTTGCCGTTACGAGAATCTTTTGCAATGGCATTGGATTACCTACGCGTTGACTAATATCAGTTTGATTGCTGTGATGGCTGCTGGTACAAGTGCCAAAGGCGCACAACGTTGGTTAACTATCGGGGGATTCAATGTACAACCTTCAGAGTTTGCCAAAATTGGCGTAATCATCACCCTAGCAGCTTTATTGCATAAACACACAGCCAGCAAGATTGAAGACGTTTTTCGCGCCCTGGCGATTACGGCTGTACCTTGGTTATTAGTATTTGTCCAACCAGATTTAGCTACATCCTTAGTGTTTGGGGCGATCGTTCTGGGAATGCTTTATTGGGCAAACGCCAACCCAGGTTGGTTGTTACTCATGATTTCACCAATCATCGCTGCCATACTGTTTACGATGTCTTGGCCTTTATCGACACCAATAATTTTATTTAAAGAAATTTTTATTACTCCCCTTGGTGTTGCTTGGGCAATCGCTATGGCTGTTTTAGGTTGGCTGACTCTTCCCTGGCGACGCTTCAATATAGGTACTATCGGTGCATTAAGCCTGAATTTACTCGGTGGTGAATTAGGTATTTTTGCTTGGAATCATGTACTAAAAGAGTATCAAAAAAATAGGTTGACCGCATTTATCAATCCCGAACATGACCCCCTTGGTTCTGGATATCACCTCATTCAATCACGTATTGCCATTGGTGCTGGGGAAATGTGGGGTTGGGGTTTGTTTAAGGGGCCGATGACTCAACTAAATTTTGTGCCTGAACAACACACCGATTTTATTTTCTCCGCCGTAGGTGAGGAGTTTGGTCTTTTCGGCTGTTTAATTGTTTTGTTTGTTTTCTGCTTGATTTGCTGGCGATTGCTGCACGTAGCGCAAACAGCCAAAGATAATTTTGGTTCTTTGTTAGCGATCGGTGTTTTATCAATGATTGTATTTCAGTTAGTGGTGAATGTGGGCATGAACGTAGGTTTAGCACCTGTAGCCGGTATTCCCTTACCGTGGATGAGTTATGGACGTTCTGCCATGCTGACCAATTTTATTGCTTTAGGAATAGTAGAATCGGTGGCAAACTTTCGGCAGCGACAGAAATATTATTTTTGAGTCAATGGCCAGTAGTTAGTGGAAAATAACTGACCGCTAACAACTGGCATCTCACAAGTATTAAGCTTAAAACAGGAAGTAAGCGAGGCAAAAACCATGATCCTACCTGGAGCAACTGTTAGAGTCAAAAATCCCAACGATACTTATTATCGCTACGAAGGACTGGTACAACGAGTCACTGACGGCAAAGTAGCCGTTATATTTGAAGGCGGTAACTGGGACAAGATCATTACCTTTCGTTTATCGGAATTGGAACCAGTAGAAATTACCGCCGGTAAGAAAAAAGGAAAATAATTAGATAGTTAGTAGTCAGTTGTCAGTAGCTAGTAGCAAACAACTGACAATTGACAACTAACAACTGACAAATAATAATTATGCGCCTCCCTTTACCACAGTTTGACAAAAGCGATCGCCAACCTAGCCACATTGCTGAGGTAGTGGAAACTGCTACAACTGAATTTTTGGCACAATGTCTGGAACCAGAAGACTTGACCTTTCCATCAATGCCACCCTTTGGTAGTTGGGTGTGTGCTGTGGATGAAGAATCCGGTAATCAGGTCTATGCTGTGGTATATCATGCTACTACTATGCCTGTAGATTCCGTCCACAGAGCCGTGGCAATGGGGATGTCACTACAAGACTTGCGCGAGGAACAACCCCAGATATTTGCTATGCTGAAGACGGAATTTAAAGCGGCGATCGTGGGATTTGCTCAGTCATCGACTGTAGCCAACGGCAATGGAAGAATGTATCAGTATTTACCACCACGTCCTCCGCAAATTCATCAGGCTGTACATCGGTGCGATCCAGAAGTTATAGTGAGATTTACCGAAGAACTAGAATTTTTGCGGACTTTGCTATCTATCAACGGCGCACCAGTGGAATCATTAACCGCCGCCGTTATTCGGGATATCTACCAATTACGCAAAGCTGATCGAGACTGGCTCATCAAAGCTGGGCGGAATTTAAGCATATTGCTAAAGGACGACTACGATCGCCTACGGTTCATTCTCAGCCAAATACACCCATAGGTAGTTAGTTTAAACATATTACCTAAGTAGTTTAGATTAAGGCTTTTTTATTTTTTACAGGGT contains:
- a CDS encoding RNA-guided endonuclease InsQ/TnpB family protein; protein product: MIVYEAKAEATKEQFLKVNEALRTALFVRNSCLRYWLDGHAKNGYDLNKYTKVLSDNPEFPWVSKLNSTARQAMAERAWAAIARFFDNCKNKVTFKKGFPRFRKLQTRASVEYKKSGWVLSQCRNYITFTDKFCIGAMKLRGTRDLNYYQLKQIKRVRIVRRADGIYIQFCIDHERKEQLEPTGKSLALDLGLTHFYTDSDGNKVENPRFLRKSEQALKKVQRRLSRCAKGSTNRARARNRLGRKHLKLQRQRQDWCIKKALSVIKSADLVVFENLQVRNMLKNHNLAKSISDASWSIFTQWLEYFGKIYGRVVVAVSPAYTSIDCSNCGHQVHKTLSTRTHSCPNCSYTACRDYNASRNILNKGLELFKNTAGQAGIQHASGEFDLCSEKATSKSKSSQRKRKISQ
- a CDS encoding chromophore lyase CpcT/CpeT, with protein sequence MSFSPQLVNLGNYLAGEFDNREQALGEPIWFVHLRLWQRPVGLFSDDSITLFAEQANIVNLDRPYRQRILRLMPAPDSETGLYVQYYMPKNPSALVGAGRHPELLKTLTPQQLELLPGCVLSVSQKTVAPNSYQFTASPLPDTCCTFSYLGNTVQVSLGFAVTETELHTYDKGIDQETGKATWGAIVGPYRYTKREQY
- a CDS encoding STAS domain-containing protein, with the protein product MIQIEQNSYTTQDGNTVIVLKPTGRLDITTAWQFRLKLQECISKLSHHVVVNLGQVNFIDSSGLTSLVAGMRDADKVNGSFRICNVHPEAKLVFEVTMMDTVFEIFETEEEALEGVPRSMAS
- the hemF gene encoding oxygen-dependent coproporphyrinogen oxidase translates to MVTNSQTPTVKAKISPSLPATDAKARVSNFMKQLQDEITQALTKLDGVGQFHEDSWERPEGGGGRSRVLRDGAIFEQAGVNFSEVWGSHLPPSILAQRPEAEGHGFYATGTSLVLHPRNPYVPTVHLNYRYFEAGPVWWFGGGADLTPYYPFAEDAAHFHQTLKGACDEHHPEYYPVFKRWCDEYFYLKHRDETRGVGGLFFDYQDGQGVLYRGPNPKGEAANYSNQVGEPAPRDWEDLFSFVQGSGKAFLPAYVPIVERRHGIEYGDRQRNFQLYRRGRYVEFNLVYDRGTIFGLQTNGRTESILMSLPPLVRWEYGYQPEPNSPEAELYDTFLKPQDWSNWTAKQ
- a CDS encoding Mrp/NBP35 family ATP-binding protein — its product is MYDVLDSQSVLEVLRPVQDPELRKSLVELNMIRNVKIDGGQVSFTLVLTTPACPLREFIVEDCQRAVKKLPGVTDVSVEVTAETPQQKSLPDRNGVPGVKNIIAISSGKGGVGKSTVAVNVAVALAQTGAKVGLLDADIYGPNDPTMLGLGDAQIVVRSTEKGEVLEPAFNHGVKLVSMGFLIDRDQPVIWRGPMLNGVIRQFLYQVEWGELDYLIVDMPPGTGDAQLTLTQAVPMSGAVIVTTPQNVALLDSRKGLRMFQQMNVAVLGIVENMSYFIPPDMPDKHYDIFGSGGGSKTAAELGVPLLGCIPLEISTRIGGDNGVPIVVADPDSASAKALKAIALTIAGKVSVAALT
- the rodA gene encoding rod shape-determining protein RodA encodes the protein MLLKRSLPKVRWKSWFKPWQQLDWPLFFLPFGVSIFGGLMIFSTELKQPVTDWWWHWLIASIGAFIALFLARCRYENLLQWHWITYALTNISLIAVMAAGTSAKGAQRWLTIGGFNVQPSEFAKIGVIITLAALLHKHTASKIEDVFRALAITAVPWLLVFVQPDLATSLVFGAIVLGMLYWANANPGWLLLMISPIIAAILFTMSWPLSTPIILFKEIFITPLGVAWAIAMAVLGWLTLPWRRFNIGTIGALSLNLLGGELGIFAWNHVLKEYQKNRLTAFINPEHDPLGSGYHLIQSRIAIGAGEMWGWGLFKGPMTQLNFVPEQHTDFIFSAVGEEFGLFGCLIVLFVFCLICWRLLHVAQTAKDNFGSLLAIGVLSMIVFQLVVNVGMNVGLAPVAGIPLPWMSYGRSAMLTNFIALGIVESVANFRQRQKYYF
- a CDS encoding NAD(P)H dehydrogenase subunit NdhS — its product is MILPGATVRVKNPNDTYYRYEGLVQRVTDGKVAVIFEGGNWDKIITFRLSELEPVEITAGKKKGK
- a CDS encoding ATP synthase — protein: MRLPLPQFDKSDRQPSHIAEVVETATTEFLAQCLEPEDLTFPSMPPFGSWVCAVDEESGNQVYAVVYHATTMPVDSVHRAVAMGMSLQDLREEQPQIFAMLKTEFKAAIVGFAQSSTVANGNGRMYQYLPPRPPQIHQAVHRCDPEVIVRFTEELEFLRTLLSINGAPVESLTAAVIRDIYQLRKADRDWLIKAGRNLSILLKDDYDRLRFILSQIHP